Proteins encoded by one window of Halomonas chromatireducens:
- the secG gene encoding preprotein translocase subunit SecG, with translation MQVAILMIHVVIAIALVVLILLQQGKGAEAGAAFGGGASQTVFGSRGSGGFMSRATAVLAVTFFATSLTLAWFATQAQAPEVGIPDARLIEQQNGVPTLDDDARDVDNTAPVLEESND, from the coding sequence ATGCAAGTTGCCATTCTCATGATCCATGTGGTGATCGCCATCGCCCTGGTTGTCCTCATCCTGCTGCAGCAGGGCAAGGGCGCCGAAGCCGGCGCCGCCTTCGGTGGCGGTGCCTCCCAGACCGTGTTCGGCTCGCGAGGCAGTGGCGGTTTCATGTCCCGCGCCACGGCCGTGCTGGCGGTGACCTTCTTCGCCACGTCGTTGACGCTGGCCTGGTTTGCTACGCAGGCCCAGGCGCCGGAAGTCGGCATCCCCGATGCCCGCCTGATCGAGCAGCAGAACGGCGTGCCGACCCTTGACGACGACGCCCGTGACGTGGATAATACCGCGCCAGTGCTGGAAGAAAGCAACGACTAA
- the rimP gene encoding ribosome maturation factor RimP, whose amino-acid sequence MALKDAALYALIEPVVTAMGFELWGIDYRPQGKHSRVVIYIDHAEGVSVDHCADISRQVSAVLDVEDPIPGEYRLEVSSPGMDRPLFTLDQFSRFAGHQVALKLRVPFDGRRKFQGLLAGIEDDEVLLQQDGEEYCFPIESIDQARVVPRFED is encoded by the coding sequence GTGGCACTCAAGGACGCTGCGCTGTATGCGCTAATCGAGCCGGTGGTCACCGCCATGGGTTTCGAGCTCTGGGGCATCGACTATCGCCCCCAGGGCAAGCATTCCCGTGTTGTGATCTACATTGATCATGCCGAGGGTGTGAGCGTGGACCATTGCGCTGATATCAGTCGCCAGGTCAGCGCCGTACTCGACGTGGAAGATCCCATTCCGGGTGAGTATCGCCTGGAGGTGTCGTCGCCGGGCATGGACCGGCCGCTCTTCACCCTCGACCAGTTCTCTCGCTTTGCGGGACATCAGGTGGCGCTGAAGCTGCGGGTACCCTTCGATGGGCGGCGCAAGTTCCAGGGACTGCTGGCCGGCATCGAGGACGACGAGGTGCTGTTGCAGCAGGACGGCGAAGAGTATTGCTTTCCCATCGAAAGCATCGATCAGGCACGTGTGGTGCCACGGTTCGAAGACTGA
- the nusA gene encoding transcription termination factor NusA gives MSKEILTVVDAISNEKGVPRDVIFEAVEAALASASRKRFEGREVSVRVHIDRYTGEYETFRRWEVVEDDEFENPDAEIKESFAERRDPPLKRGDVVEEQIENAAFGRIAAQTAKQVIVQKVREAERAEVVRQYAEREGELVAGIVKKTTRDGLIIDLGDNAEAFLPRGEMIPGERYRMNDRVRALLTKVDADARGAQLILSRTCPELIIELFKIEVPEIAEQLIEIKGAARDPGSRAKIAVKTNDRRIDPVGACVGMRGSRVQAVSSELQNERVDIILWDDNPAQLVINAMAPADVGSILVDEDAHAMDVAVAEDNLAQAIGRSGQNVRLASELTGWRINVMTEGEAEDKREQEIDSLVEHFIQHLDIEDDLARLLVEEGFTTLEEIAYVPLEEILEIEELDEELVEELRARAKDELLNLAIASEEALDGAQPADDLLEMEGMERHLAFILASRGIVTMEDLAEQSVDDLMDIEGMDEERAASLIMTARAPWFADEQ, from the coding sequence ATGAGTAAAGAAATTCTGACGGTCGTCGATGCGATCTCCAATGAAAAAGGCGTGCCCCGCGATGTGATCTTCGAGGCCGTCGAGGCGGCCCTGGCCAGCGCATCACGCAAGCGCTTCGAGGGTCGGGAAGTGAGCGTGCGTGTTCACATCGACCGTTACACCGGCGAATACGAAACCTTTCGTCGCTGGGAAGTGGTGGAAGACGACGAGTTCGAGAACCCCGATGCCGAGATCAAGGAGTCCTTCGCCGAGCGTCGCGATCCGCCGCTCAAACGGGGCGACGTGGTCGAGGAGCAGATCGAGAATGCCGCCTTCGGTCGTATCGCCGCCCAGACCGCCAAGCAGGTCATCGTGCAGAAGGTGCGCGAAGCCGAGCGTGCCGAGGTGGTGCGTCAGTACGCCGAGCGCGAGGGCGAACTGGTCGCCGGTATCGTCAAGAAGACCACCCGCGACGGCCTGATCATCGACCTGGGCGACAACGCCGAGGCGTTCCTGCCGCGTGGCGAGATGATCCCCGGCGAGCGCTACCGCATGAACGATCGGGTCCGGGCGCTGCTGACAAAGGTCGATGCCGATGCGCGTGGCGCCCAGCTGATCCTGTCGCGTACCTGCCCCGAGCTGATCATCGAACTGTTCAAGATCGAGGTGCCGGAGATTGCCGAGCAGCTCATCGAGATCAAGGGAGCTGCGCGGGATCCCGGCTCCCGGGCCAAGATCGCGGTCAAGACCAACGACCGGCGCATCGATCCGGTGGGTGCCTGTGTCGGCATGCGGGGTTCGAGGGTGCAGGCGGTGTCCAGCGAGCTGCAGAACGAGCGGGTCGATATCATCCTGTGGGACGACAACCCCGCCCAGCTGGTGATCAACGCCATGGCGCCGGCGGATGTCGGTTCCATCCTCGTTGACGAGGACGCGCATGCCATGGACGTGGCGGTTGCCGAGGACAATCTGGCCCAGGCCATCGGTCGTAGCGGCCAGAACGTGCGCCTGGCCTCGGAGCTCACCGGATGGCGAATCAACGTCATGACCGAGGGCGAGGCCGAAGACAAGCGAGAGCAGGAGATCGACAGCCTGGTCGAGCATTTCATTCAGCATCTGGATATCGAGGATGACCTCGCCCGGCTGCTGGTGGAGGAGGGTTTCACCACCCTGGAAGAGATCGCCTACGTGCCCCTCGAGGAAATTCTCGAGATCGAGGAGCTCGATGAGGAACTGGTGGAAGAGCTGCGTGCGCGTGCCAAGGATGAACTGCTGAACCTGGCCATTGCCTCCGAGGAGGCGCTGGACGGTGCTCAGCCGGCCGATGACCTGCTGGAAATGGAGGGCATGGAGCGTCATCTGGCCTTCATTCTGGCGAGTCGCGGCATTGTCACCATGGAGGACCTCGCCGAGCAGTCCGTCGACGATCTGATGGACATCGAGGGCATGGACGAGGAGCGCGCTGCATCACTGATCATGACTGCCCGTGCGCCCTGGTTCGCGGACGAACAGTAA
- the infB gene encoding translation initiation factor IF-2, producing the protein MSEMTVKDFAAKVGRDVPRLLEQMKEAGLEHKAETDAVSEEDKRQLLDYLTKSHGGGDGAGAKNRITLTRKTRSRIKTGERGKTIEVQVRKKRTYVKRAEDEAPAPEPVEDAGPRQLVGDMADSRAKREAQDAEDAKDRAAERQAREEAAKAEAAAPAPAEEPAPAKLAEVPQIPVPELDQSEPSAEPPAPPKEGRSDRRTAPPKKTAAKKGRGRDDEDRGDREERRRGGAAKKAKRSERRGSRRGGSQGGGQHGFQKPTQPIVREVSIPESISVAELADKMSIKANEVIKAMFTMGAAVTINQTIDQDTAAIVVEEMGHKPKLVKDDALETEVLSGISYEGDEITRSPVVTVMGHVDHGKTSLLDYIRKAKVATGEAGGITQHIGAYHVEDEHGGVTFLDTPGHAAFTAMRARGAKATDVVILVVAADDGVMPQTIEAIEHSKAAEVPMVVAVNKIDKEGADFDRIRNELSQHGVISEDWGGDTQFVHVSAKTGEGIEELLEAIQLVSEVLELKAVPEAPGKGVVVESRLDRGRGPVATVLVQNGTLRKGDIVLAGLHYGRVRALTNELGQQVDAVGPAMPVEIQGLDGTPDAGDDFMVVADEKKAREVANFRQGKYREVRLARQQKAKLENMFSQMGQDEVAKVNIVLKADVQGSLEAIKGALEELSTGEVEVAVVSSGVGGITGTDANLALASEAIVVGFNVRADAAAREIIEREGLDLRYYSVIYQLIDEVKQAMSGMLAPEWKEEIVGVAEVRDVFRAPKIGAVAGCMVVEGSVHRNKKIRVLRDNVVIYEGELESLRRFKDDVNEVRNGMECGIGVKNYNDVQVGDKIEVFDQVKVERTL; encoded by the coding sequence ATGTCAGAAATGACCGTTAAAGATTTTGCAGCGAAGGTGGGGCGCGACGTCCCTCGCCTGCTGGAACAGATGAAAGAAGCCGGGCTCGAGCACAAAGCCGAGACTGATGCGGTGTCCGAGGAGGACAAGCGTCAGCTGCTCGACTATCTCACCAAGAGCCATGGCGGCGGCGACGGTGCAGGGGCCAAGAATCGGATTACCCTGACCCGCAAGACAAGGAGCCGCATCAAGACCGGTGAGCGGGGCAAGACCATCGAGGTGCAGGTGCGCAAGAAGCGTACCTACGTCAAGCGCGCCGAGGACGAGGCGCCGGCTCCCGAGCCGGTGGAGGACGCCGGTCCGCGCCAGCTGGTAGGCGACATGGCGGATTCTCGGGCCAAGCGCGAAGCGCAGGATGCCGAGGACGCCAAGGATCGTGCCGCCGAGCGCCAGGCACGTGAGGAGGCTGCGAAGGCCGAGGCTGCCGCACCGGCACCCGCCGAGGAGCCAGCCCCAGCCAAGCTCGCCGAGGTACCGCAGATTCCGGTCCCTGAGTTGGATCAGTCGGAGCCTTCGGCAGAGCCGCCGGCACCGCCCAAGGAGGGTCGCAGCGATCGTCGCACCGCGCCGCCGAAGAAGACGGCTGCCAAGAAAGGGCGTGGTCGTGACGATGAGGATCGCGGTGATCGCGAGGAGCGTCGTCGCGGTGGTGCCGCCAAGAAGGCCAAGCGTTCCGAGCGCCGTGGCAGCCGCCGCGGTGGCTCCCAGGGCGGCGGCCAGCACGGCTTCCAGAAGCCGACACAGCCGATCGTGCGCGAAGTGTCCATCCCTGAGTCGATCAGTGTTGCGGAATTGGCCGACAAGATGTCGATCAAGGCCAACGAGGTCATCAAGGCGATGTTCACCATGGGTGCGGCGGTGACCATCAACCAGACCATCGATCAGGACACCGCGGCCATCGTGGTCGAGGAGATGGGCCACAAGCCCAAGCTGGTCAAGGACGATGCGCTGGAAACCGAAGTGCTGTCCGGCATCTCCTACGAGGGCGACGAGATCACTCGCTCGCCGGTGGTCACGGTCATGGGTCACGTCGACCACGGCAAGACCTCGCTGCTCGACTATATTCGCAAGGCCAAGGTGGCGACCGGCGAGGCTGGCGGTATCACCCAGCACATCGGCGCCTACCACGTGGAAGACGAGCACGGTGGCGTGACCTTCCTCGATACCCCGGGTCACGCGGCGTTTACCGCCATGCGTGCGCGTGGTGCCAAGGCCACCGACGTGGTCATCCTGGTGGTGGCGGCCGACGATGGCGTCATGCCCCAGACGATCGAGGCGATCGAGCACTCCAAGGCAGCCGAAGTGCCGATGGTGGTGGCGGTCAACAAGATCGACAAGGAAGGCGCGGACTTCGACCGTATCCGCAACGAGCTTTCCCAGCACGGGGTCATTTCCGAGGACTGGGGTGGCGATACGCAGTTCGTTCACGTTTCGGCCAAGACCGGTGAGGGTATCGAGGAGCTGCTGGAGGCGATTCAGCTGGTTTCCGAAGTCCTCGAGCTCAAGGCGGTGCCCGAGGCTCCCGGCAAGGGTGTCGTGGTCGAGTCGCGTCTCGACAGGGGCCGTGGACCGGTGGCCACCGTACTGGTCCAGAACGGTACCCTGCGCAAGGGTGACATCGTCCTGGCCGGGCTGCACTACGGCCGCGTACGGGCGCTGACCAACGAGCTCGGCCAGCAGGTCGACGCCGTGGGGCCGGCGATGCCGGTAGAGATCCAGGGCCTCGACGGTACCCCGGATGCCGGTGACGACTTCATGGTCGTGGCCGACGAGAAGAAGGCCCGCGAGGTCGCCAACTTCCGCCAGGGCAAGTACCGCGAAGTGCGTCTCGCACGCCAGCAGAAGGCCAAGCTGGAGAACATGTTCAGCCAGATGGGCCAGGACGAGGTGGCCAAGGTCAACATCGTGCTGAAGGCCGATGTGCAGGGCTCGCTGGAAGCCATCAAGGGCGCCCTGGAAGAGCTCTCCACCGGCGAAGTCGAAGTGGCCGTGGTCTCCTCCGGCGTGGGCGGCATCACCGGTACCGATGCCAACCTGGCGCTGGCCTCCGAGGCCATCGTGGTCGGCTTCAACGTCCGTGCCGATGCGGCCGCCCGTGAGATCATCGAGCGTGAAGGCCTGGATCTGCGCTACTACAGCGTGATCTATCAGCTGATCGACGAGGTGAAGCAGGCCATGAGCGGCATGCTGGCACCGGAGTGGAAGGAAGAGATCGTCGGCGTGGCCGAGGTTCGTGATGTCTTCCGCGCACCGAAGATCGGCGCCGTGGCGGGCTGCATGGTGGTCGAGGGCAGCGTGCATCGCAACAAGAAGATCCGCGTATTGCGCGACAACGTGGTCATCTACGAAGGCGAGCTCGAGTCCCTGCGTCGCTTCAAGGACGACGTCAACGAAGTGCGTAACGGCATGGAGTGTGGCATCGGCGTGAAGAACTACAATGACGTTCAGGTTGGCGACAAGATCGAAGTCTTCGATCAGGTCAAGGTCGAGCGGACGCTCTAA
- the tpiA gene encoding triose-phosphate isomerase produces the protein MRTPLIAGNWKMNGSASLVEDFGRAFPRTVLPASLDVVILPPFPYLDMAQRAFADTSLELGAQTLNPLHSGARTGEVSGQMLREFGVRYALVGHSERRQLYRENDEAVHDRLLAALSVDITPILCVGESLEERDAGHTMEVVLGQVGYVMARLEPEQRPRVVIAYEPVWAIGTGRTATPGQAQEVMAGIRKYQASFDRGLAAGMRLLYGGSMNANNAAELLAQPDIDGGLVGGASLKVDDFLAICQSAG, from the coding sequence ATGCGAACGCCGCTGATTGCCGGGAACTGGAAGATGAACGGTTCGGCCTCTCTGGTCGAGGATTTCGGTCGTGCCTTTCCCCGTACCGTGCTCCCGGCGTCGCTGGATGTGGTCATACTCCCGCCCTTTCCTTACCTGGACATGGCGCAGCGGGCCTTTGCCGATACCTCGCTCGAACTGGGTGCCCAGACGCTCAACCCGCTGCATTCCGGAGCCCGCACGGGTGAGGTGAGCGGCCAGATGTTGCGGGAATTCGGCGTGAGATATGCGCTGGTGGGGCACTCTGAACGCCGCCAGCTCTACCGCGAAAACGACGAGGCCGTGCATGATCGGCTGCTGGCTGCGCTCAGTGTCGATATCACGCCTATCCTCTGCGTGGGAGAGAGCCTGGAGGAGCGGGACGCGGGTCACACCATGGAAGTGGTGCTGGGCCAGGTGGGCTACGTGATGGCGCGCCTCGAGCCCGAACAGCGTCCACGGGTGGTTATCGCCTATGAGCCGGTCTGGGCGATAGGCACCGGTCGCACGGCGACACCCGGCCAGGCCCAGGAAGTAATGGCCGGGATTCGAAAGTATCAGGCCAGCTTCGATCGCGGGCTGGCGGCAGGGATGCGATTGCTTTACGGCGGCAGCATGAACGCAAATAACGCGGCTGAGCTGCTGGCCCAGCCGGACATCGACGGCGGCCTCGTGGGCGGTGCTTCGCTCAAGGTCGACGATTTTCTAGCCATTTGTCAGTCAGCAGGTTGA